One stretch of Heliomicrobium undosum DNA includes these proteins:
- a CDS encoding SIR2 family protein — protein sequence MINYIDSLALSVYSNRGIYALLLGSGISRSAGIPTGWEITLDLIRKIATMQGVKEVPVPERWYKKAYNKDPDYSELLDTIFKSPVDRALMLKKYFEPNKEELLLGLKAPTQAHKSIAKLVTLGFIRVIVTTNFDRLLEKALEAVGVYPSVIASPDAVEGVLPMTHSQCTLSKLNGDYLDTRIKNTHSELAAYDPRINLLLDRIFDEYGLIVCGWSADWDTALRDAFARRKKSRFSVYWTYRGEIGPTAKSLINNTNVNSLEIRNADSFFQLLSEKIEALEEINKPHPASAKIATSILKKYLAETKYHIRLHDFVSQERESVYELLSGGLFSFDIGNSLRELRKRMQQYDSATEILRTVIGTTLNYIPH from the coding sequence GTGATTAACTATATTGATTCACTTGCTTTATCAGTCTACTCGAACAGAGGAATTTACGCTTTACTACTTGGTTCTGGCATATCTAGGTCCGCAGGAATTCCTACTGGTTGGGAAATTACTTTAGACTTGATTAGGAAAATAGCCACAATGCAAGGTGTAAAAGAAGTCCCTGTTCCTGAGAGATGGTATAAAAAAGCTTACAATAAAGACCCCGATTATTCAGAACTACTCGACACCATTTTTAAGTCACCCGTGGATCGAGCTTTAATGTTGAAGAAGTATTTTGAACCGAACAAAGAAGAACTCCTTCTTGGATTGAAAGCGCCAACACAGGCTCACAAATCCATAGCGAAATTGGTAACCCTTGGCTTTATCCGTGTCATTGTAACAACAAATTTCGATAGACTTTTGGAGAAAGCTTTAGAAGCAGTAGGTGTGTATCCGTCAGTAATCGCTTCCCCTGATGCAGTTGAAGGCGTGTTACCGATGACTCATTCTCAATGTACTTTATCGAAACTCAATGGAGATTATCTAGATACTCGAATTAAAAATACTCACAGCGAGCTTGCCGCTTATGATCCAAGAATAAACCTTTTATTGGATCGCATCTTCGACGAGTATGGCCTCATTGTTTGTGGATGGTCAGCTGACTGGGACACAGCTCTACGAGATGCTTTTGCTCGTCGAAAAAAGAGTCGCTTTTCCGTTTACTGGACTTATCGTGGTGAAATTGGACCTACCGCAAAATCTCTAATTAATAATACAAATGTTAATTCTTTAGAAATACGTAACGCAGATTCGTTCTTCCAGTTACTCTCTGAAAAGATCGAAGCGTTAGAGGAAATTAATAAACCTCACCCGGCTTCAGCCAAAATAGCAACATCGATCTTAAAAAAATATTTAGCGGAAACAAAATACCATATTCGTCTTCACGACTTTGTGTCCCAAGAAAGAGAGAGCGTGTATGAACTATTGTCTGGGGGATTATTTTCCTTTGACATAGGAAATTCATTACGAGAACTCCGAAAAAGAATGCAGCAATATGATAGCGCAACTGAAATACTGCGAACAGTGATAGGGACAACTTTGAATTATATCCCTCATTGA
- a CDS encoding P-II family nitrogen regulator, whose protein sequence is MKKIEAIIRPTKLDEVKEALNRIGVRGMTVTQVAGCGLQKGKKGFYRGSEYTIDLLPKVKIEVVVADSLVDELLKVITDQVRSGEIGDGKIFVSPIENVVRIRTGETGDVAL, encoded by the coding sequence ATGAAGAAGATCGAAGCGATCATCCGCCCGACGAAACTGGATGAAGTGAAAGAGGCCCTGAACCGGATCGGGGTTCGCGGCATGACGGTCACCCAGGTGGCAGGTTGCGGTTTGCAGAAAGGCAAAAAAGGCTTCTACCGCGGTTCCGAGTACACCATCGACCTGCTGCCCAAGGTCAAAATCGAGGTCGTCGTTGCCGATTCACTTGTTGACGAGCTCCTCAAGGTGATCACCGACCAGGTCCGTTCCGGGGAGATCGGAGACGGCAAAATCTTCGTATCGCCGATTGAAAACGTCGTCCGCATCCGCACCGGTGAAACCGGCGATGTGGCGCTCTAA
- a CDS encoding ammonium transporter, translated as MKRIALFAILMLLAVTCLGLAPAFADEVAPAPAATAAAAATAAPAADAAAAPEAPKADTGDTAFIIVSAALVMLMTPGLALFYGGMVRKKNVLSTMMHSFIIICLVSVIWVLYGYSLAFGPDNNGMIGSLDWAMFNNVGPDPNPDYSATIPHSIFSMFQLMFAIITAALISGAFAERMKFSAFLLFTAIWITVIYFPLAHWVWGLGGWLRNLGALDFAGGTVVHISSGVSGLVLAMLLGKRRGLGTTPMPPHQLPLTVLGAGLLWFGWFGFNAGSALGANGLAGSAFVTTNTAAAAAALSWIFAEWIRQGKPTVLGAASGAVAGLVAITPAAGFVTAGSSIIIGLMSGVICYLAVILKPRLGYDDALDAFGIHGVGGTFGAIATGIFATTTVNSAGADGLLYGSSELLVKQLIAVGASYVFAAVGTFIIYMIVNAIFKARVTVEDEETGLDITQHGEEGYPDFAVQAGGLSSISYSSSSASSSVVHSH; from the coding sequence ATGAAGCGCATCGCCCTGTTCGCCATCCTGATGCTGCTCGCGGTGACCTGCCTGGGCCTGGCCCCCGCCTTCGCCGATGAGGTCGCCCCTGCGCCTGCCGCCACCGCAGCCGCTGCTGCGACCGCCGCCCCCGCCGCTGACGCGGCTGCCGCTCCGGAAGCGCCGAAAGCCGACACCGGCGACACCGCCTTTATCATCGTCTCCGCCGCCCTGGTCATGCTGATGACCCCTGGTCTGGCCCTGTTCTACGGCGGCATGGTCCGCAAGAAAAACGTCCTCAGCACGATGATGCACAGCTTCATCATCATCTGCCTCGTCTCGGTCATCTGGGTGCTCTACGGCTACTCCCTGGCCTTCGGTCCTGACAACAATGGGATGATCGGCTCCCTCGATTGGGCTATGTTCAACAACGTCGGACCCGACCCGAACCCCGACTACTCGGCCACCATCCCCCACTCCATCTTCTCCATGTTCCAGTTGATGTTCGCCATCATCACCGCCGCCCTGATCAGCGGCGCCTTCGCCGAACGGATGAAGTTCTCCGCCTTCCTGCTCTTCACCGCTATCTGGATCACCGTCATCTACTTCCCGCTGGCCCACTGGGTCTGGGGCCTCGGCGGCTGGCTGCGCAACCTGGGCGCCCTTGACTTCGCCGGCGGCACCGTCGTCCACATCAGCTCCGGCGTCTCCGGTCTCGTCCTGGCCATGTTGCTCGGCAAGCGCCGCGGCCTGGGCACCACCCCGATGCCTCCCCACCAACTGCCCCTGACCGTTCTCGGCGCCGGCCTGCTCTGGTTCGGTTGGTTCGGCTTCAACGCCGGCAGCGCCCTCGGTGCCAACGGCCTCGCCGGCAGCGCCTTCGTCACCACCAACACTGCCGCCGCTGCCGCCGCCCTGAGCTGGATCTTCGCTGAATGGATCCGCCAAGGCAAGCCCACCGTTCTTGGCGCCGCCTCCGGCGCAGTCGCTGGCCTGGTCGCCATCACCCCGGCTGCCGGTTTCGTCACCGCCGGTTCCTCCATCATCATCGGTCTCATGTCCGGCGTCATCTGCTACCTCGCCGTCATCCTCAAGCCCCGCCTCGGCTATGACGACGCCCTTGACGCCTTCGGCATCCACGGCGTCGGCGGCACCTTCGGCGCCATCGCCACCGGCATCTTCGCCACCACCACCGTCAACTCGGCCGGTGCAGACGGCCTCCTCTACGGCAGTTCCGAACTGCTGGTGAAACAGCTCATCGCCGTCGGCGCCAGCTACGTCTTCGCCGCTGTCGGCACATTCATCATCTACATGATCGTCAACGCCATCTTCAAGGCCCGCGTCACCGTCGAAGACGAAGAAACCGGCCTCGACATCACCCAACACGGCGAAGAAGGCTACCCCGACTTCGCAGTGCAGGCCGGCGGCCTCTCCAGCATCAGCTATTCCAGCAGCAGCGCCAGTTCGAGTGTGGTGCACAGTCACTAA
- a CDS encoding molybdopterin-dependent oxidoreductase: MPVLPSVCPLDCPDACGLLLGVEGNKVVSCKGDPDHPFTRGFLCGKMGRFPEHLNSPERLTQPLRRTGPKGTAQFEPISWDEAIGTIVERFQAIIAENGAEAILPYSYAGTMGLVQRNSGHAFFHRLGASRLKRTICATTADVGWTMTLGETMGSDIEAMVDADLILIWGMNVASTHIHLLPFLKEARKKGAQVIQVDCYKNRTSAVADRVVLIPPGTDTALALGVMHVLIREDHIDHAFIEAHTEGYGALKEKVLRDYAPEQVEALTGIAASTVTELGRAYGAARAPFIRVGNGPNRQWDGAMIYRTLACLPGLTGAFAKKGGGIHASSNTGQALPLALVTREDLEPHPTREINMIELGQALLDRKDPPIRALYVYHANPAAVAPESEKVLQGLLRPDLFTVVHEQVLTDTARYADVVLPATAAPEHADLYRSYGHFYIQRAYPVAPPPGEAKSNLEVFCLLAKSFGFAEPHFQKTADDLIEELLAQKTPLLEGSDRPALTAGRPVRLNVGDNPPLRFGRFQTASGRLMFENPALAERGYPTLPEYRPRVKDAAEQAYPLRLLANPGHHLLNSTFGGADETERREGPHRILIAEADAAARHIVNGQPVHAFNALGEAFFEACVTADVPAGVVIVEGVRWQSRVPGGKNVNHLTAGKGTLLAGGSTFNDNYVEVAPKEAKKVHLGDCQLCAESLQ, translated from the coding sequence ATGCCAGTCCTGCCTTCCGTTTGCCCTCTCGACTGCCCCGACGCCTGCGGCCTGCTGCTGGGCGTCGAAGGGAATAAGGTCGTCTCCTGTAAGGGCGACCCGGATCATCCCTTTACCCGCGGCTTCCTCTGCGGCAAGATGGGACGATTCCCCGAGCATCTCAATTCGCCGGAACGGCTGACGCAGCCGCTACGCCGCACCGGGCCGAAAGGGACGGCGCAGTTTGAACCGATCTCCTGGGACGAGGCCATCGGAACCATCGTCGAGCGCTTTCAGGCCATCATCGCCGAAAACGGCGCTGAGGCGATCCTGCCCTACTCCTACGCCGGCACCATGGGCCTCGTCCAGCGCAACAGCGGCCACGCCTTCTTCCACCGCCTGGGGGCAAGCCGGCTCAAGCGGACCATCTGCGCCACCACCGCTGATGTAGGTTGGACGATGACCCTGGGAGAGACGATGGGCAGCGACATCGAGGCGATGGTTGACGCCGACCTGATCCTGATCTGGGGGATGAACGTGGCCTCCACTCATATCCACCTGCTGCCTTTCCTGAAGGAAGCCCGGAAAAAGGGCGCCCAGGTGATCCAGGTGGATTGCTACAAAAACCGCACCTCCGCCGTCGCCGACCGCGTCGTCCTCATTCCGCCGGGAACCGATACGGCACTGGCCCTCGGCGTGATGCATGTCCTCATCCGGGAAGACCATATCGACCACGCCTTCATCGAAGCGCATACGGAGGGATATGGAGCGCTCAAAGAAAAAGTGCTCCGTGATTACGCCCCTGAACAGGTCGAGGCCTTGACCGGCATTGCCGCTTCGACCGTCACCGAGTTGGGCCGCGCCTACGGCGCAGCCCGGGCGCCTTTCATCCGTGTCGGCAACGGACCCAACCGCCAGTGGGACGGCGCGATGATCTACCGCACCCTGGCCTGCCTCCCCGGGCTCACCGGCGCCTTTGCCAAAAAAGGCGGCGGCATCCACGCCTCCTCCAATACCGGACAGGCGTTGCCTTTAGCTCTTGTCACCAGGGAGGACCTGGAGCCCCACCCAACCCGGGAGATCAACATGATCGAGTTGGGCCAGGCGTTGCTGGACCGGAAGGATCCGCCCATCCGGGCGCTCTATGTCTACCACGCCAACCCGGCGGCAGTGGCCCCGGAGTCGGAAAAAGTGCTGCAAGGGCTGCTCCGGCCGGACCTCTTCACCGTCGTACACGAACAGGTCCTCACCGACACGGCGCGCTACGCCGACGTCGTCCTGCCGGCGACAGCCGCCCCGGAGCATGCCGACCTCTACCGTTCCTACGGCCACTTCTACATCCAGCGCGCCTATCCGGTGGCGCCTCCGCCGGGAGAGGCCAAGAGCAATCTGGAGGTCTTCTGCTTGCTGGCTAAGTCCTTCGGCTTCGCGGAGCCGCATTTTCAAAAGACTGCCGATGATCTGATCGAGGAACTGCTGGCACAAAAAACGCCGCTGCTGGAGGGGAGCGACCGACCGGCCCTCACGGCGGGACGGCCGGTTCGTCTCAACGTGGGCGACAACCCGCCCTTGCGCTTCGGCCGCTTCCAGACCGCCTCCGGCCGTTTGATGTTCGAGAATCCAGCCCTGGCGGAGCGGGGCTACCCAACCCTGCCCGAATACCGCCCCCGTGTGAAGGATGCGGCGGAGCAGGCCTACCCCCTGCGCCTGCTTGCCAACCCCGGACATCACCTGCTCAACAGCACCTTCGGCGGGGCCGATGAGACGGAGCGCCGCGAGGGGCCGCATCGCATCCTCATCGCTGAAGCCGACGCCGCGGCCCGCCACATCGTCAACGGCCAGCCGGTGCACGCCTTCAACGCCCTGGGCGAGGCTTTTTTCGAAGCCTGCGTCACCGCCGATGTGCCCGCCGGCGTCGTCATCGTCGAAGGGGTGCGCTGGCAATCGCGTGTGCCCGGCGGGAAAAACGTCAACCACCTGACAGCCGGGAAGGGAACCTTGCTGGCCGGCGGTTCCACCTTCAACGACAATTATGTGGAGGTAGCGCCAAAGGAGGCAAAAAAAGTTCATTTGGGGGATTGCCAACTTTGCGCTGAGTCGCTACAATAA
- a CDS encoding methyl-accepting chemotaxis protein, producing the protein MVSLTPAVFLAGVAAFAVHHRFRKQENDTEALQKALQALAEGDLRENRYPQTADPLFTRVRETAGRWRETMKRLKGTVGPLNGVAEKLQIDLEEIRSGNERLAAQAGEVAVMTGDAARQGKEAESALRQAVEATRNIAGAAEDIHRQSRRSRDLARSGTEGARQVSGCMEEISRRSEEMHHVFVRLEELAAQIDTITATIGVISEQTQLLALNAAIEAARAGAAGAGFAVVAGEVKKLAVQSQTAVRDTGMMLTEIRKSVSSLAHLSAQGRDAVANGRASVHNIATLFRELSEAVDETERRLAEAATNRSVQVEAMTSSAGFIGGIVERFHQASQGVSAVAEEVRRQQNLLEELSRLGSVVFRESAVLQEITDPVRLLDEGAAGEDPAVRELQARIKALIQERKSSLEDESTHRPFAEELMRCYPQVEAAYSARENGAFIVSLPPAGLANARHRPWWKEAMAGMEYISEPYLSAITRHWCLTLSWPIRSPAGAISGVWGVDIAIEGGNRDETAGSRSGPTGPYGRRGGAASG; encoded by the coding sequence TTGGTTTCGCTGACACCAGCCGTATTCCTGGCCGGAGTCGCCGCCTTCGCCGTACACCACCGCTTCCGGAAGCAAGAAAACGATACGGAGGCGCTGCAGAAGGCATTACAGGCGCTGGCGGAAGGTGACCTTCGCGAAAACCGCTACCCGCAGACAGCCGATCCCTTGTTCACCAGGGTGAGGGAGACGGCGGGGCGGTGGCGGGAAACCATGAAGCGACTGAAGGGCACCGTCGGCCCGCTCAACGGCGTGGCGGAAAAACTCCAAATTGACCTAGAGGAGATCCGTAGCGGCAATGAACGGCTGGCCGCCCAAGCCGGCGAGGTCGCCGTCATGACAGGCGACGCCGCCCGGCAGGGAAAGGAAGCGGAAAGCGCGCTGCGACAGGCCGTCGAGGCCACCCGGAACATCGCCGGGGCGGCCGAAGACATCCACCGGCAGAGCCGGCGCAGCCGGGACCTGGCCCGGTCAGGGACCGAGGGCGCCCGGCAGGTGAGCGGTTGCATGGAGGAAATCAGCCGGCGCAGCGAAGAGATGCACCACGTCTTCGTCCGGTTGGAGGAATTGGCCGCCCAGATCGATACGATCACCGCCACCATCGGCGTGATTTCCGAACAAACCCAACTCCTCGCCCTGAACGCCGCCATCGAAGCGGCCCGTGCCGGCGCAGCCGGCGCCGGATTCGCTGTCGTGGCCGGCGAGGTCAAGAAACTGGCCGTTCAGTCCCAGACCGCTGTCCGCGATACGGGCATGATGCTGACCGAGATCCGCAAGTCCGTTTCCAGCCTGGCCCACCTCTCCGCACAAGGAAGGGATGCCGTAGCGAACGGCAGGGCATCGGTCCACAACATCGCCACCCTCTTTCGGGAACTCTCCGAAGCGGTCGATGAGACGGAGCGGAGGCTGGCGGAAGCCGCAACCAACCGGAGCGTCCAGGTCGAAGCCATGACCAGCAGCGCCGGCTTTATCGGCGGCATCGTGGAACGCTTCCACCAGGCCTCCCAGGGCGTATCTGCCGTGGCCGAGGAGGTCCGGCGTCAGCAAAATCTGCTGGAAGAACTGAGCCGGTTGGGCAGCGTCGTCTTTCGCGAATCGGCGGTGCTCCAGGAGATCACCGACCCGGTGCGGCTGCTCGATGAGGGCGCGGCAGGCGAAGACCCCGCTGTCCGGGAACTGCAGGCCCGGATCAAGGCGCTGATCCAGGAAAGGAAAAGCAGCCTCGAAGATGAATCGACCCATCGCCCCTTCGCGGAGGAACTGATGCGGTGCTACCCCCAGGTGGAAGCCGCCTACAGCGCCCGCGAAAACGGCGCTTTTATCGTGTCCCTCCCGCCAGCCGGCCTCGCCAACGCCCGGCATCGTCCGTGGTGGAAGGAAGCCATGGCGGGTATGGAATATATTTCCGAACCGTATTTGTCCGCGATCACACGGCACTGGTGCCTGACCCTCTCCTGGCCGATCCGCTCTCCCGCCGGCGCCATCTCCGGCGTCTGGGGAGTCGACATCGCCATCGAGGGCGGGAACCGTGACGAGACGGCGGGCAGCCGGAGCGGTCCAACCGGACCGTACGGGCGGCGAGGAGGCGCCGCCTCCGGCTAA